Proteins from a genomic interval of Halomonas alkaliantarctica:
- a CDS encoding EAL domain-containing response regulator: MLSDALIIDDDCNVQLLVRMLLRQHGYQVMTASSFGELVRQPDLLNVELILLDIGLGEFTSLDILEYLYDLRLNASILLISSCTEETAAHALAAGEAKGLKMLGFLSKSNLLTGLTTFLRPLKKAPKAPRGDELAKAIREQQLFLAFQPQINLQQGTQHGQVIGVEALVRWQDPQRGVLYPDSFIPLAEQNGLMLPLTWSVIELALKQQAQWLSQGWDLNVSINIPAAFIQAEGVLEAFDQLTQEHHAVLSKITLELTETAGVECLGYACYVLKALRQRGCTLALDDFGTGHSSLTQLYRLPFSELKIDRSFVSLIDRDKEALVITESIIDLGKRLGLTVVAEGIETQAQFTQLVEAGCAVGQGYCIAHPLTADAFNTWMHEYSPSAPTIHQTSILSCSKAS, translated from the coding sequence ATGCTGTCTGATGCTTTAATTATTGACGATGATTGTAACGTCCAACTCTTGGTCAGAATGCTATTACGCCAGCACGGTTACCAGGTGATGACGGCAAGCAGTTTTGGCGAACTGGTGCGCCAACCTGACCTGCTCAATGTCGAGCTGATATTGCTTGATATCGGGCTAGGTGAGTTTACGAGTCTTGATATTCTGGAATATCTGTATGATTTACGCTTAAACGCTTCAATTTTATTAATTAGCAGTTGTACGGAAGAAACTGCTGCGCATGCTCTTGCAGCAGGTGAAGCAAAAGGCTTGAAAATGTTAGGTTTCCTATCTAAATCCAATCTCCTCACCGGCCTAACGACATTCCTTAGGCCATTAAAAAAAGCGCCCAAAGCGCCTAGGGGCGATGAATTGGCGAAGGCCATACGTGAACAACAGCTATTTCTAGCTTTTCAACCCCAAATAAACCTCCAGCAAGGCACCCAACACGGTCAGGTTATTGGCGTTGAAGCGCTGGTTCGCTGGCAAGACCCTCAACGCGGCGTGCTATACCCCGACAGCTTTATCCCTCTAGCAGAGCAAAACGGCCTGATGCTTCCACTCACATGGTCCGTTATTGAGCTTGCCCTCAAGCAGCAAGCCCAATGGCTATCACAAGGATGGGACTTAAATGTTTCGATTAATATACCGGCGGCCTTTATTCAAGCAGAAGGTGTACTCGAAGCATTTGATCAACTCACCCAAGAGCATCATGCTGTTCTTAGCAAGATTACCCTGGAATTAACTGAAACGGCGGGGGTTGAGTGTTTGGGTTACGCTTGTTACGTACTTAAAGCGTTGCGACAACGGGGCTGTACATTGGCGTTAGATGATTTTGGTACCGGTCACTCCTCTCTGACACAGCTCTACCGGTTGCCTTTCAGCGAGCTCAAAATTGACCGCAGCTTTGTCTCACTGATCGATCGGGACAAGGAAGCATTGGTGATAACAGAGTCGATTATCGACTTAGGCAAACGCCTAGGGCTGACTGTAGTCGCCGAAGGCATCGAAACGCAGGCGCAGTTCACCCAACTTGTTGAAGCTGGGTGCGCGGTTGGACAAGGCTACTGTATTGCTCACCCGTTAACCGCCGATGCTTTCAACACCTGGATGCACGAATACTCACCTTCCGCACCAACAATCCATCAAACGAGCATACTCTCTTGCTCCAAAGCCAGCTGA